A window from Citrus sinensis cultivar Valencia sweet orange chromosome 5, DVS_A1.0, whole genome shotgun sequence encodes these proteins:
- the LOC102620994 gene encoding alpha-(1,4)-fucosyltransferase gives MQLKPLNTYTTTIMLFITFIILFFTGFLEFPSISSSIIPQQQQRQQQQQQQSINPSSKLPIITESKPEPFTNLLAAFKRWDSEVGCAQFRDKHKGLINNGVKTNGSGSLQEFSGDCGELKMEHVSVLVKGWTWIPDNLDNLYSCRCGISCLWTKSSVLADHPDALLFESSTPPLQRRNGDPLRVYMELEAGRKRSGCEDIFISYHAEDDVQSTYAGALFHNGRNYHVSSYKNNDTLVYWSSSRCLPRRNQLAKSLLNLLPYHSFGKCLNNVGGLDMALAFYPECANDPSVTPKWWDHLHCAMSHYKFVLAIENTMTESYVTEKLFYSLDSGAVPIYFGAPNVWDFVPPHSIIDGTKFGSMEELASFVKALADDPVAYAEYHAWRRCGVLGNYGKTRSVSLDTLPCRLCEAVSRKGGRNAKAR, from the exons ATGCAATTGAAGCCCTTAAACACATACACAACCACAATCATGTTATTTATCACATTCATAATCCTCTTCTTCACCGGCTTTCTCGAATTCCCCTCAATTTCCTCTTCAATAATCCCCCAGCAACAACAacgacaacaacaacaacaacaacaatccATAAACCCTAGTTCAAAACTACCCATAATTACCGAATCCAAGCCAGAACCCTTCACAAATCTGTTGGCCGCGTTCAAGAGGTGGGATTCTGAAGTGGGTTGTGCCCAGTTCAGAGACAAGCACAAGGGCTTGATCAATAATGGGGTAAAGACTAATGGGTCTGGTTCGTTGCAGGAATTTAGTGGGGATTGTGGGGAGTTGAAAATGGAGCATGTGAGTGTTTTGGTTAAAGGGTGGACTTGGATTCCTGATAATTTGGATAACTTGTATTCTTGTCGATGTGGGATTAGTTGTTTGTGGACTAAATCTTCAGTCCTTGCTGATCATCCTGATGCTTTGTTGTTTGAGTCCTCTACGCCTCCCCTTCAG AGACGCAATGGAGATCCACTTCGTGTTTACATGGAACTTGAGGCTGGTCGGAAGCGGTCAGGTTGTGAGgatatatttattagttatcATGCTGAAGATGATGTTCAGTCGACTTATGCTGGTGCGTTGTTTCACAATGGTCGAAATTATCATGTGTCCTCTTATAAGAACAAT GATACACTTGTTTATTGGTCGTCCTCACGCTGTCTTCCTCGTAGAAATCAGCTGGCCAAAAGTCTCCTCAACTTGTTGCCCTACCATTCGTTTGGCAAGTGCTTAAACAATGTTGGTGGTCTAGACATGGCCCTTGCTTTCTATCCTGAGTGCGCAAATGATCCCAGTGTCACACCGAAATGGTGGGATCATTTACATTGTGCCATGTCTCACTACAAGTTCGTACTTGCTATTGAAAACACCATGACCGAGAGTTATGTGACGGAAAAACTCTTCTATTCACTCGATTCTGGTGCAGTTCCCATCTATTTTGGTGCCCCTAATGTCTGGGATTTTGTTCCACCACATTCAATAATAGATGGGACTAAATTTGGCTCCATGGAAGAATTAGCTTCTTTTGTCAAGGCCCTTGCGGATGACCCTGTTGCTTATGCAGAGTACCATGCATGGAGAAGATGTGGCGTGTTGGGTAACTATGGAAAGACCCGTTCAGTGAGCCTCGACACGCTGCCATGCCGGTTGTGTGAGGCTGTTAGTAGAAAAGGTGGAAGAAACGCGAAAGCTAGGTGA